Proteins encoded in a region of the Dreissena polymorpha isolate Duluth1 chromosome 6, UMN_Dpol_1.0, whole genome shotgun sequence genome:
- the LOC127835386 gene encoding myosin essential light chain, striated adductor muscle-like codes for MSGLSEGEIEDAREVFDLFDFWDGRDGEVDAFKLGDLLRCLGRNPTNAVISKHGGTQKMGEKSYKFEEFIPLYKELLQEKDTGTFADFMEAFKTFDREGQGFISGAELRHLLTSLGEKLTDLEVDDILKHIDLTEDLEGNVKYEECINKVMAGPN; via the exons ATG AGCGGCCTTTCTGAAGGAGAAATTGAAG ATGCCCGTGAGGTGTTCGACCTGTTCGACTTCTGGGACGGTCGTGACGGTGAGGTAGACGCCTTCAAGCTAGGCGACCTCCTCCGCTGCCTTGGCCGCAACCCCACCAACGCCGTCATTTCCAAACACGGCGGCACCCAGAAGATGG GAGAGAAATCCTACAAATTCGAAGAGTTCATTCCCCTGTACAAGGAACTGCTCCAGGAGAAAGACACCGGTACCTTCGCCGACTTCATGGAGGCCTTCAAGACTTTCGACCGCGAGGGACAGGGATTCATTTCCGGCGCCGAGCTCAGACACCTCCTTACCTCCCTTG GCGAGAAGCTGACGGACTTGGAAGTAGACGACATCTTGAAGCACATCGACCTCACCGAGGATCTGGAAGGAAACGTGAAATACGAGG